One Pullulanibacillus sp. KACC 23026 DNA segment encodes these proteins:
- a CDS encoding anti-repressor SinI family protein, with translation MKMGVLDVEWVKLIKEAKELGLSVEEVRLFFENYKNKE, from the coding sequence ATGAAAATGGGTGTGTTGGATGTTGAATGGGTTAAACTTATAAAGGAGGCTAAAGAATTAGGGTTATCGGTTGAAGAAGTACGGTTATTTTTTGAAAATTATAAAAACAAGGAATAA
- a CDS encoding cytochrome c biogenesis protein CcdC, translating into MWLQLLSLLIGILFAGSIIIVRLKASNRPTNARKILIPPMGMSTGFLMFIAPQCRVPWLDFFEALVVGAIFSILLVKTSKFEIRDEQIYLKRSKAFAFVLIGLLIVRVIIKIFVEQEISYAQTGALFFVLAFGMILPWRVAMYIMYKRLEKQANSIITTT; encoded by the coding sequence ATGTGGCTACAGCTTTTAAGTTTATTAATAGGGATTTTGTTCGCTGGAAGCATTATTATTGTGCGGCTGAAGGCGTCTAATCGCCCGACGAATGCACGAAAAATCCTTATCCCACCAATGGGGATGTCAACAGGCTTTTTAATGTTTATCGCTCCGCAGTGCCGTGTTCCTTGGTTAGATTTTTTTGAGGCCCTTGTCGTTGGTGCCATCTTTTCTATTTTGCTTGTTAAGACATCCAAGTTTGAAATACGTGATGAGCAAATTTATTTGAAGCGGTCAAAAGCCTTTGCCTTTGTGTTGATTGGATTGTTAATCGTCCGTGTCATCATTAAGATTTTTGTTGAGCAAGAAATCAGCTATGCGCAGACCGGTGCGTTGTTCTTCGTCCTTGCTTTTGGCATGATCCTCCCGTGGCGCGTTGCCATGTATATTATGTACAAACGTCTCGAAAAACAAGCCAATTCCATTATTACTACAACTTGA
- a CDS encoding Wzz/FepE/Etk N-terminal domain-containing protein has product MSNFEQETLPHSKRLKEIDLKEIFSVLKRYYVSILIFTLFGSALCYWYSIEHQPKPSYQASTRVLISSNGPQNDASTLSTLMVMFTDPNVLSNVSNHIMSKRSPNVLSNEISVTNINDSQIIDLRVSDSDPYLVREIANTEVSVFKDEVARVLNFKNVRQLSPAEVESVNNGMNHKLILYGGVAGLILGICLAFLRNSMDESIRTEKELEVLLQLPVVGSITKMTKSTSEKAKNKSQRQRFLVERRDPLSSRLEEETEKRKQLNERNILQERQTQARHDYL; this is encoded by the coding sequence TTGAGCAATTTTGAACAAGAGACGCTTCCTCATTCTAAAAGATTAAAAGAAATTGATTTAAAGGAAATTTTCTCTGTCTTAAAGAGATATTATGTCAGTATCCTCATTTTTACATTATTTGGATCTGCTCTTTGCTATTGGTACTCAATTGAACATCAACCGAAACCATCATACCAGGCTTCGACACGCGTCTTAATCAGCAGTAATGGACCACAAAATGATGCGAGCACGCTGAGCACTCTAATGGTCATGTTTACGGATCCAAATGTTTTGTCAAATGTAAGCAACCACATTATGTCGAAAAGATCTCCAAATGTTCTTTCAAACGAAATTTCGGTTACCAATATTAATGATTCTCAAATTATTGATCTTAGAGTCAGTGATTCTGATCCTTATTTGGTTAGAGAAATTGCAAATACCGAAGTATCTGTCTTTAAAGATGAGGTTGCAAGAGTTTTAAATTTCAAAAATGTACGTCAGTTGTCACCGGCAGAAGTGGAGAGTGTTAATAATGGAATGAATCATAAACTTATCCTTTATGGAGGAGTAGCTGGTTTAATCTTAGGGATTTGTTTAGCCTTTTTAAGGAATTCAATGGATGAATCAATAAGAACAGAAAAGGAGCTGGAAGTCCTTCTCCAATTGCCTGTAGTTGGGTCCATTACTAAGATGACTAAATCAACTTCCGAAAAGGCAAAAAACAAAAGTCAGAGGCAACGTTTTCTAGTTGAAAGAAGAGATCCATTAAGTAGTAGGTTGGAGGAAGAAACTGAAAAAAGAAAGCAATTAAATGAACGTAACATATTACAAGAACGACAGACGCAAGCTAGACACGATTATTTATAA
- a CDS encoding DUF896 domain-containing protein — MLEKEKLARISELSRKSKSEGLTPAEKKEQAHLRQAYLEAFRSGFKDHLHTIKVVDPNGDDVTPLKLKQSKERRSKH, encoded by the coding sequence ATGCTAGAGAAAGAAAAGCTTGCCCGTATATCAGAACTATCAAGAAAATCAAAGTCGGAAGGGTTGACACCTGCAGAGAAAAAAGAACAGGCTCATTTGCGTCAAGCCTATTTAGAAGCATTCCGTTCGGGTTTTAAAGATCATTTGCATACCATCAAAGTCGTTGATCCTAATGGGGACGATGTCACACCGCTCAAATTAAAGCAATCCAAGGAACGGAGAAGTAAGCACTAG
- a CDS encoding LysM peptidoglycan-binding domain-containing protein has product MEHSPSLSKSHSYSVLYIVFIGLIVACIAFTVHDLKQSDASHSASIKVQRGDTLWSLSEKYKGKMSAAQFMSWVETNNQLHNRDQIKAGQTLLIPTDQNEPGGTANQIAGAGVPH; this is encoded by the coding sequence ATGGAACACTCACCATCACTATCCAAATCACATTCTTATTCGGTCTTATATATAGTTTTTATCGGTTTAATTGTAGCGTGTATTGCTTTTACAGTGCACGATTTGAAACAATCAGATGCCAGTCATTCCGCATCAATAAAGGTCCAACGTGGTGATACGCTTTGGTCATTAAGCGAGAAATATAAAGGGAAAATGTCTGCCGCACAATTTATGTCATGGGTGGAAACGAACAATCAATTACATAATCGTGATCAAATTAAAGCTGGACAAACCCTGCTGATTCCAACCGATCAGAATGAACCCGGTGGCACTGCAAATCAGATTGCGGGTGCAGGGGTGCCTCACTAA
- the lexA gene encoding transcriptional repressor LexA → MELSKRQQAIVDFIRSEVDKKGYPPSVREIGDAVGLASSSTVHGHLSRLEKKGIIRRDPTKPRAIELIQPGQDLPRTQGEDSLMLPIVGRVTAGEPITAIENVEDYYPVPVNMVGHEEAFILNVVGESMINAGILDGDKVVVRQQNTANNGDIIVAMTEEDEATVKRFFKEKDHIRLQPENPFMAPILVPTCTILGKVVGVIREIH, encoded by the coding sequence ATGGAATTATCAAAACGGCAACAAGCGATCGTTGATTTTATTCGAAGCGAAGTAGATAAAAAGGGCTACCCACCATCAGTACGAGAAATTGGAGATGCCGTCGGCTTAGCTTCTAGTTCAACCGTACACGGCCATTTATCGCGATTAGAGAAAAAGGGAATCATTCGGCGCGATCCAACTAAGCCTCGCGCTATTGAATTAATACAGCCCGGGCAAGACTTACCGCGTACACAAGGGGAAGACAGTCTGATGCTGCCGATTGTTGGACGAGTGACAGCTGGTGAGCCGATTACAGCTATTGAAAATGTTGAAGATTACTATCCTGTTCCTGTCAACATGGTAGGTCATGAAGAGGCTTTTATTCTAAATGTGGTTGGGGAAAGTATGATTAATGCCGGCATTCTTGATGGAGATAAGGTGGTCGTGAGGCAGCAGAATACCGCAAATAACGGCGATATTATTGTTGCGATGACCGAAGAGGATGAAGCCACCGTTAAACGTTTTTTCAAAGAAAAAGACCATATTCGTCTTCAACCCGAGAATCCTTTTATGGCACCTATTCTTGTACCAACCTGTACGATTCTAGGAAAAGTAGTCGGTGTTATCCGAGAGATTCATTAA
- a CDS encoding CpsD/CapB family tyrosine-protein kinase, giving the protein MRHFKDNKKEIVIKRHLTSYYYPKSQIAEDFRKARTSLQFLPKNSEIQTMILTSAEYGEGKTTCLVNLGVSLSQLGKKVLLVDTDLRKPSLHKIFTKNSELGLSYVLKGQSLLEEAIYPTGIKTLDVLPCGPIPPYPAEVLVSVAMKRFMKQVKSMYDYILFDSPPVLEVTDTSILAHQCDGTLLVASSGKTSYKKILEAKKLLEQSEAKLIGSILNKRVTR; this is encoded by the coding sequence ATGCGTCATTTTAAAGATAATAAAAAGGAAATAGTCATTAAGAGGCATTTAACCTCTTACTACTATCCGAAATCACAAATTGCTGAAGATTTTAGAAAGGCAAGAACATCTTTACAATTTTTACCTAAGAACAGCGAAATCCAAACCATGATCTTAACATCGGCCGAATATGGAGAGGGAAAGACAACTTGTCTTGTTAATCTAGGGGTTTCATTATCGCAGCTAGGAAAAAAAGTTTTACTCGTTGATACAGACTTAAGGAAGCCCTCCCTACATAAAATTTTTACAAAAAACTCAGAACTTGGTTTGTCCTATGTATTAAAGGGTCAGTCGTTATTAGAAGAAGCCATTTATCCTACGGGTATCAAAACACTGGATGTCCTGCCATGTGGCCCGATTCCTCCGTATCCAGCTGAAGTTCTAGTGTCGGTCGCTATGAAACGCTTTATGAAACAGGTTAAGTCGATGTATGACTATATTTTATTTGATTCACCTCCTGTCTTGGAAGTAACCGATACCTCTATTTTGGCTCATCAATGTGATGGCACTTTATTGGTAGCAAGTAGTGGTAAGACCTCATATAAGAAAATCTTAGAAGCAAAGAAGCTGCTAGAGCAATCAGAAGCTAAATTAATCGGAAGTATTCTTAATAAACGAGTAACAAGGTAG
- a CDS encoding DUF4183 domain-containing protein, whose translation MAASLIPPNLKSYKYYAPASAGTVTGSDLVIAATAFVDDSGASITAFNTSFANLTLFINGQPQENGVSAVTSSDLTITDGATLDPGDPIVLNLVYNF comes from the coding sequence ATGGCAGCTTCGCTTATTCCCCCTAACCTAAAATCATATAAATACTATGCTCCTGCTAGTGCTGGGACTGTTACAGGTTCTGATCTAGTCATTGCAGCCACTGCATTTGTAGATGACAGCGGCGCTTCGATCACTGCCTTCAACACAAGCTTTGCAAATCTTACACTTTTTATTAACGGACAACCGCAAGAAAACGGTGTATCCGCTGTTACATCATCAGACTTAACAATTACTGATGGTGCTACTTTGGATCCAGGCGACCCAATTGTCCTCAATCTCGTCTACAACTTCTAA
- a CDS encoding helix-turn-helix domain-containing protein, producing MVGDRIKKLRESRGLSLTELAERAGVAKSYLSTIERNLRSNPSIQFIEKVAEVLNVSVTSLIDEDQSDSILNNAIPSSDELDSDWIKIVKEAMDSGVDKDEFKAFLEFQKWRKSQD from the coding sequence GTGGTAGGAGATAGAATAAAGAAATTAAGAGAATCGAGAGGATTGTCTCTCACCGAGTTAGCAGAGCGTGCCGGCGTTGCTAAGTCTTATTTAAGTACAATTGAAAGAAATCTGAGAAGCAATCCCTCGATTCAATTTATTGAAAAAGTGGCAGAGGTATTAAATGTCAGTGTCACAAGTTTAATTGATGAAGATCAAAGCGATTCCATTTTAAATAACGCTATTCCATCCAGTGACGAGCTTGATTCGGACTGGATCAAAATTGTCAAAGAAGCGATGGACAGTGGCGTTGACAAAGATGAATTTAAGGCTTTTCTGGAATTTCAAAAATGGAGGAAAAGCCAAGACTAA
- a CDS encoding methionine gamma-lyase family protein, with translation MTLTTPQQLEEINKKIEEQCAPIFQKLESIERHNQKKVLEAFQTAKISDAHFNGSTGYGYDDFGREALESVYAEVFGAEAALVRPQLMSGTHAITVSLFGVLRPGDELMYITGAPYDTLEEVIGLRGEASGSLKDFGISCRVVPLENETIDTKRVINEVSPTTKVIAIQRSRGYATRRSLSIEEIRKAIKEIKEKHPHLIVFIDNCYGEFVEKEEPCEAGADLIAGSLIKNPGGGLVKAGGYIAGREDLVEQCAYRLTAPGLGKEVGPTLNQLGEFFQGFFLAPHVTIEALKGAIYTAALTEAMGLSPSPKWDEKRTDIVQSVNFENAEQMVLFCQAIQKASPINSHVTPYPSAMPGYESKVIMAAGTFVQGSSIELSADGPIRPPYTAFIQGGLTFRHVQLALLNAAEALLEKKRVQL, from the coding sequence ATGACTTTGACCACCCCGCAACAACTTGAAGAAATCAACAAGAAAATAGAAGAACAATGTGCGCCTATTTTTCAAAAGCTCGAGAGCATTGAAAGACATAATCAGAAGAAAGTACTAGAAGCCTTTCAAACAGCCAAAATTAGTGATGCCCATTTTAATGGTTCCACAGGTTATGGCTACGATGATTTTGGACGAGAAGCTTTAGAAAGCGTTTATGCAGAAGTATTTGGTGCTGAGGCGGCCTTAGTGCGGCCTCAGCTTATGTCTGGCACACATGCCATTACCGTCTCTTTATTTGGAGTGCTGCGTCCTGGAGATGAACTCATGTACATAACGGGAGCCCCATATGATACGCTTGAAGAAGTCATTGGCCTTCGCGGTGAGGCAAGCGGTTCTCTTAAAGATTTTGGGATTTCATGCCGAGTTGTCCCGCTCGAGAATGAGACAATCGATACGAAGAGGGTCATCAATGAAGTGTCTCCTACGACCAAAGTGATCGCCATTCAACGATCGCGCGGTTATGCCACACGAAGATCCCTCTCTATAGAAGAAATTAGAAAGGCAATAAAAGAAATTAAAGAGAAGCATCCCCATCTCATTGTCTTTATTGATAATTGCTATGGCGAATTTGTGGAAAAAGAAGAGCCCTGTGAGGCGGGAGCGGACCTAATAGCCGGTTCACTCATCAAGAATCCTGGTGGAGGTTTGGTGAAAGCGGGTGGTTATATCGCAGGACGCGAGGATTTAGTCGAGCAATGTGCTTACCGCTTAACAGCCCCTGGACTTGGCAAGGAAGTCGGTCCAACGCTCAATCAATTAGGCGAATTCTTTCAGGGCTTTTTCCTAGCTCCACATGTCACCATCGAAGCACTGAAAGGAGCTATCTATACGGCAGCTTTAACCGAGGCAATGGGTCTTTCGCCTTCTCCTAAGTGGGATGAAAAACGAACCGATATTGTTCAATCCGTTAATTTCGAGAATGCTGAGCAAATGGTTCTTTTTTGTCAAGCGATTCAAAAAGCATCCCCTATTAATAGTCATGTGACCCCGTATCCAAGTGCGATGCCGGGTTATGAAAGCAAGGTTATTATGGCTGCCGGAACCTTTGTTCAAGGGTCTAGCATCGAATTATCTGCAGATGGACCGATTCGTCCTCCCTATACAGCCTTTATTCAGGGTGGCCTTACATTTCGTCATGTCCAACTTGCTTTACTAAATGCAGCCGAGGCATTGCTGGAAAAGAAACGGGTCCAACTTTAA
- a CDS encoding MerR family transcriptional regulator has product MDDQLRRNMALFPMSIVRELTGLTARQIRYYEENHLVSPQRTEGNRRMYSFNDVDRLLEIKSLLEKGVNLAGIKHVFDNKAPAAISTLPPKQEEKDLSDEALMKMLKQELLIAGKQGKTSLIQGELSRFFH; this is encoded by the coding sequence ATGGATGACCAACTGCGTCGAAACATGGCTTTGTTTCCTATGAGTATTGTGAGAGAATTGACGGGGTTAACGGCAAGACAGATTCGCTACTATGAGGAAAATCATCTCGTTTCCCCCCAACGCACGGAAGGGAATAGACGAATGTATTCTTTTAATGATGTCGATCGTTTGCTTGAAATCAAATCACTTCTTGAAAAAGGCGTCAACCTTGCTGGAATTAAGCATGTCTTTGATAATAAGGCGCCAGCTGCCATTTCTACACTGCCTCCCAAGCAAGAAGAAAAAGATCTATCGGATGAAGCATTGATGAAAATGTTGAAGCAAGAGCTCTTAATTGCAGGTAAACAAGGAAAGACATCATTAATACAAGGAGAACTTTCACGTTTTTTTCATTAA
- the glnA gene encoding type I glutamate--ammonia ligase, with protein sequence MGKFSKDDILRMAEEEGVKFIRLQFTDLLGIIKNVEIPVDELPKALSNECMFDGSSIEGFVRIEESDMYLYPDFDTWVVFPWTGGKGKVARLICDIYNPDGTPFEGDPRQILKRQLEEMKALGFTAFNIGPEPEFFLFKMDEKGEPTLELNDKGGYFDLSPTDLGENCRKDIVLELEDMGFEVEASHHEVAPGQHEIDFKYADAVATCDNVQTFKLAVKTIARQHGLHATFMPKPLFGVNGSGMHANMSLFKGNDNAFYDPSTEKGLSETAHYFIAGILEHARAFTAVTNPTVNSYKRLVPGYEAPCYVAWSLRNRSPLIRVPAKRGLSTRIEVRSVDPSTNPYLAMAVLLAAGLDGVRRKLTPPAPTDRNIYVMDKAEREAAGINDLPSTLKEALEVMTADEVITKALGSHALSHFVEAKEIEWDMFRTQVHPWEREQYMSLY encoded by the coding sequence ATGGGAAAATTTTCAAAAGACGATATTCTTCGTATGGCAGAAGAAGAAGGCGTTAAGTTTATTCGCTTACAATTCACTGATTTATTAGGAATTATTAAAAACGTTGAAATTCCAGTAGACGAACTGCCAAAAGCACTTTCTAATGAATGTATGTTTGATGGCTCTTCTATTGAAGGATTTGTACGAATTGAAGAATCGGATATGTACTTGTATCCAGATTTTGATACATGGGTCGTATTCCCGTGGACTGGTGGTAAAGGAAAAGTAGCCCGTTTAATTTGTGATATTTATAACCCAGATGGTACACCATTTGAAGGGGACCCTCGCCAAATTTTGAAACGCCAATTAGAAGAGATGAAAGCACTTGGATTCACTGCTTTTAACATTGGACCAGAGCCTGAGTTTTTCTTATTCAAAATGGATGAAAAGGGTGAACCGACTCTTGAATTAAACGATAAGGGCGGTTATTTCGATCTTTCACCAACTGACCTTGGTGAAAACTGCCGTAAAGATATCGTTCTTGAACTTGAAGATATGGGCTTTGAAGTAGAAGCCTCTCACCATGAGGTAGCACCTGGTCAGCATGAAATTGACTTCAAATATGCCGATGCTGTCGCAACTTGCGATAATGTCCAAACCTTTAAGCTTGCCGTTAAAACAATTGCGCGTCAACATGGTCTTCATGCAACGTTTATGCCAAAACCATTGTTTGGTGTCAACGGTTCTGGTATGCATGCGAACATGTCCTTATTTAAAGGGAATGACAATGCGTTCTACGATCCATCTACTGAAAAAGGGTTGAGTGAAACCGCCCACTACTTTATTGCGGGGATCCTTGAGCATGCTCGAGCGTTTACAGCTGTTACGAACCCGACGGTTAACTCTTATAAGCGTCTTGTCCCTGGATATGAAGCACCTTGTTATGTGGCTTGGTCACTACGCAACCGTTCACCGCTTATTCGTGTTCCAGCTAAACGCGGCTTAAGCACTCGTATTGAAGTGCGCAGTGTGGATCCATCAACGAATCCATATCTTGCAATGGCGGTCTTGCTTGCTGCCGGCCTTGATGGTGTGAGACGCAAGCTTACTCCGCCAGCACCAACGGACCGCAATATCTATGTAATGGATAAAGCAGAGCGTGAAGCAGCTGGGATTAATGACCTTCCAAGCACTTTGAAAGAAGCGCTCGAAGTCATGACAGCTGACGAAGTGATCACCAAAGCACTCGGGTCTCACGCCCTTAGCCATTTCGTTGAAGCTAAGGAAATTGAGTGGGATATGTTCCGCACTCAAGTCCATCCTTGGGAGCGCGAGCAGTACATGAGCTTGTATTAA
- the sirA gene encoding sporulation inhibitor of replication protein SirA, with protein MRHYDIFIIKEEVREAYTGKEALLAQLFSEAFHTTDPNERCQLEKQIDFITETIPVFRMESLLKRRLKEQIGYTSLAGEQVIMLESNHQESHSRLEIKERQLTLKSSGSLLTETLLFEVCRSIQPDFFAVDRTGERSGWLRATKKHLIKKVK; from the coding sequence ATGAGGCATTATGATATTTTTATTATAAAAGAAGAGGTCCGAGAGGCGTATACTGGAAAAGAAGCTTTGCTAGCTCAATTGTTTTCAGAGGCGTTTCATACCACCGATCCGAATGAGCGATGTCAGCTTGAGAAACAAATCGACTTTATTACCGAGACTATTCCTGTCTTTCGAATGGAAAGTCTGCTAAAGCGCCGTTTAAAGGAGCAGATCGGCTATACCAGTTTAGCTGGAGAGCAGGTTATTATGCTAGAGTCGAACCATCAGGAAAGCCATTCACGTCTAGAGATTAAAGAACGGCAATTAACTTTAAAAAGCAGCGGAAGCTTATTGACGGAGACGTTATTGTTTGAAGTATGTCGTTCCATTCAGCCTGACTTTTTTGCAGTCGACCGCACTGGAGAGCGTAGCGGCTGGCTTCGCGCGACGAAAAAGCATTTGATTAAGAAAGTAAAATAA
- a CDS encoding metallophosphoesterase has translation MSKRKDSLPPSLTMNRRKFLKTSFGLITASLLATPGYSFFLERFWVETTQLSLKMSRLPHAFNGLRIVQISDLHLGFYYDVHNLEGIVRRVNQLNPDLICFTGDLVHEQLDGIEKSIPVLKKLNASLGKVAIFGNHDFRGGDPARVQATLEKSDFHFLKNSHMTISRGKSALHIAGLDDLFGGHPDGKKALKGIPRNGFTLLLAHEPDLADWKQAVPYPVDLMLSGHSHGGQIRVPFLGALYRPDGAKHYIEGLKTIGQSDMKLYVNRGIGTTYLPFRFNCRPEMTLFILRS, from the coding sequence ATGTCCAAGAGAAAGGATTCGTTGCCCCCGTCTTTAACCATGAACCGACGGAAATTTTTAAAAACCTCATTCGGTCTCATAACAGCCTCCCTCCTCGCCACACCTGGCTATTCCTTTTTCCTCGAACGTTTCTGGGTCGAAACTACTCAGCTCAGTTTAAAAATGTCCCGGCTCCCCCATGCCTTTAATGGCCTCCGTATCGTCCAAATTAGTGACTTACATCTTGGATTTTATTACGATGTTCATAACTTAGAAGGAATTGTTCGGCGTGTGAATCAATTAAATCCTGACTTAATTTGTTTCACGGGAGATTTGGTCCATGAACAGCTTGATGGAATTGAGAAAAGTATACCGGTCTTAAAAAAACTAAACGCTTCCCTCGGGAAGGTCGCAATCTTTGGCAACCACGATTTTCGCGGTGGGGACCCCGCACGCGTTCAGGCAACACTTGAAAAATCAGATTTTCATTTTTTAAAAAACAGTCATATGACCATTTCCCGAGGGAAGAGCGCACTACATATCGCCGGTCTTGATGATCTTTTTGGCGGACACCCTGATGGCAAAAAAGCGCTAAAGGGAATCCCTCGAAATGGATTTACCCTTTTACTTGCCCACGAGCCGGATCTCGCTGATTGGAAGCAGGCTGTTCCTTATCCCGTTGATCTTATGCTTTCCGGCCACAGCCATGGCGGACAAATTCGTGTTCCTTTTTTGGGAGCCCTCTACCGGCCAGACGGTGCGAAACATTATATAGAAGGTTTAAAAACAATTGGTCAGTCCGACATGAAACTCTATGTGAATCGAGGCATTGGGACAACCTACCTCCCATTTCGTTTTAACTGTCGTCCTGAAATGACGCTGTTTATTTTGCGATCTTGA
- a CDS encoding DUF4183 domain-containing protein, whose translation MENHEKDLQKAIKKLQNTREGNKLNDTREIQDGISYVIKDSKYQKTIEVDHSFNNIYISFNNNFYCCKEPPPIPTIMLTSQKYFSKVSNGTILGSDLIISVNSFVDDDGTPIEAFPKLYQYFNLYINGVIQQNGVGSVDPFQLTIKNGSILDKDDPISLEFVMTNTL comes from the coding sequence ATGGAGAATCATGAAAAGGATTTACAAAAGGCAATAAAAAAATTACAGAATACTAGAGAGGGCAACAAATTAAACGACACCCGAGAGATCCAAGATGGAATTAGCTATGTAATAAAAGATTCGAAATATCAAAAAACCATTGAAGTCGATCATTCATTTAATAATATTTACATCTCATTTAATAATAATTTCTATTGCTGCAAAGAACCCCCGCCTATTCCCACTATCATGTTGACTTCACAAAAATATTTTTCGAAAGTTTCTAATGGAACAATTTTAGGATCGGACTTAATAATTTCTGTAAATTCGTTTGTAGATGATGATGGAACGCCCATTGAGGCGTTTCCTAAGTTATATCAATACTTCAATTTGTATATAAACGGAGTCATTCAACAAAACGGCGTTGGTTCTGTTGATCCTTTCCAACTCACTATTAAAAACGGCTCCATTCTAGATAAGGATGATCCGATTTCATTGGAATTTGTTATGACTAATACTTTATGA
- a CDS encoding YneF family protein: MVWLYIVIGIVGVILGVVLGFFIARKYMMDYLKKNPPINENMLRVMMMQMGQNPSQKKINQMMKAMQKQMK; encoded by the coding sequence ATGGTTTGGTTATATATTGTAATTGGAATCGTAGGCGTCATTCTTGGCGTAGTGTTAGGATTCTTTATAGCACGTAAATACATGATGGATTACTTGAAGAAAAATCCGCCAATTAATGAAAATATGCTTCGCGTCATGATGATGCAAATGGGGCAAAATCCATCGCAGAAAAAGATCAATCAGATGATGAAAGCTATGCAAAAACAAATGAAGTAA